A stretch of bacterium DNA encodes these proteins:
- a CDS encoding DUF5320 domain-containing protein has translation MPGGDRTGPLGWGPGTSRGAGYCAGYDALGFVSGGGFRGRVVGFDRGFWRRGGGGRGWRNRYFATGRPGWRPYGYPAAPPGAYSTESERQTLQSEAEALQAELDAIKQRLETIEKPVEE, from the coding sequence ATGCCAGGTGGAGATCGTACCGGACCCCTTGGTTGGGGCCCTGGAACCAGCCGCGGTGCCGGCTATTGCGCAGGGTATGATGCCCTGGGATTTGTCAGCGGCGGCGGTTTTCGCGGCCGGGTGGTCGGCTTCGACCGTGGCTTTTGGCGTCGCGGCGGGGGAGGACGCGGATGGCGGAACCGCTATTTTGCCACCGGACGGCCCGGCTGGCGCCCCTACGGCTATCCCGCTGCGCCCCCCGGCGCCTACAGTACGGAAAGCGAGAGGCAAACCTTGCAGAGTGAGGCCGAGGCCCTCCAGGCGGAGCTGGATGCCATCAAGCAGCGGCTGGAAACCATTGAGAAACCTGTGGAAGAATGA
- a CDS encoding sigma 54-interacting transcriptional regulator, with product MTQKQAVDTIILPTTSTEAILESISDGVFTVDREWRITSFNRAAESITGTPRRVAIGQLCSEVFRCSMCESECALRRTLRNGKPIIGKSGYIINARGERISISVSTAVLRDAAGKIIGGAETFRDLSELEALRQQLDGRFRAGELISRSPLMQRLFEVLPAIAASPSTVLILGETGTGKELLARTIHALSPRSKAPFVAINCGALPDTLLESELFGYKTGAFTGATRNKPGRFALAKGGTLFLDEIGQISPALQVRLLRVLQERVYEPLGATRSEIADVRIIAATNSDLTEETRQGRFREDLYYRINVVRLELPPLRRRKEDIPLLAAQFISRFNNLQDKNITVLAPEVLSLLMAYDWPGNVRELENVIERAFVLCREGEIGITHLPDQFTRPDAHSAAGLGMRTARELLEARTIQAALEESGYNRLAAARRLGIHKTTLFRKIKRLGLVLPDRRGNRSPESTPAGRDSLRAKLQ from the coding sequence ATGACCCAAAAGCAGGCCGTCGACACCATAATATTACCCACCACCTCGACGGAAGCTATCCTCGAGAGCATCTCCGACGGGGTCTTCACGGTCGACCGGGAATGGCGCATCACCTCTTTCAACCGCGCGGCGGAGTCGATCACCGGCACCCCCCGCCGGGTGGCCATCGGCCAGCTTTGCTCGGAAGTCTTTCGTTGTAGCATGTGCGAAAGCGAGTGCGCACTGCGGCGAACCCTGCGCAACGGCAAGCCGATCATCGGCAAGAGCGGCTATATTATCAATGCGCGAGGGGAAAGGATATCGATCAGCGTTTCAACGGCGGTGCTCCGCGATGCAGCGGGGAAAATTATCGGCGGCGCGGAAACCTTCCGGGATCTGAGTGAGTTGGAGGCACTGCGTCAGCAACTGGACGGCCGTTTTCGTGCCGGCGAATTGATCAGCCGCAGTCCCTTGATGCAGCGCCTTTTCGAGGTGCTGCCCGCCATCGCCGCCAGTCCCAGCACCGTCCTCATTCTCGGAGAGACCGGCACAGGCAAGGAGCTGCTGGCACGGACGATTCACGCACTTAGTCCGCGCAGCAAAGCTCCCTTCGTCGCAATCAACTGCGGCGCCCTGCCCGACACCCTGCTGGAATCGGAACTCTTCGGCTACAAGACGGGGGCCTTTACCGGCGCGACGCGGAACAAGCCGGGGCGTTTCGCTCTTGCCAAAGGGGGCACCCTCTTCCTTGATGAAATCGGCCAGATCAGTCCCGCCTTGCAGGTCCGCCTGCTGCGGGTGCTGCAGGAACGTGTCTATGAGCCGCTTGGCGCCACCCGATCCGAGATAGCTGATGTCCGCATCATCGCCGCCACCAACAGCGATCTGACAGAGGAGACCCGTCAGGGCCGCTTCCGTGAGGATCTCTATTACCGCATCAACGTGGTGCGCCTCGAGCTTCCTCCCCTGCGGCGGCGCAAGGAGGATATCCCCCTGCTCGCCGCCCAGTTCATCAGCCGCTTCAACAATCTGCAGGACAAAAACATCACCGTCCTTGCCCCAGAGGTTCTCTCCCTGCTCATGGCCTATGACTGGCCGGGCAATGTGCGCGAGCTGGAAAATGTCATTGAGCGCGCCTTTGTGCTTTGCCGCGAAGGGGAGATCGGCATCACCCACCTGCCCGATCAGTTCACCCGCCCTGACGCTCACTCTGCGGCCGGTTTAGGGATGAGGACGGCGAGAGAGCTTTTAGAAGCCCGCACCATTCAGGCGGCCCTCGAGGAGAGCGGGTACAACCGTCTTGCCGCAGCCAGACGGCTCGGCATTCACAAGACAACCCTCTTCCGCAAGATCAAGAGGCTTGGGCTTGTCCTGCCCGACCGGAGGGGCAACCGCTCCCCCGAATCGACTCCAGCCGGTCGCGATTCACTCCGAGCCAAGTTGCAATAA
- a CDS encoding DUF2334 domain-containing protein: MKKSLIFIFVLIDVITLSALTEAAAPDALRLDPVPESVNAVRFDPSYYYNAPVRANVLAQRLAEQWQTHGVNVVFYKAYDPVHGAKYKTSYELNEMADYGRQNLLNYVLEACGEREIQVMAWLPAFQHKPAWEQHPEWRVKNPDGSDYRLNEESYPLCAANPEVRSWWVGLIRDLLEHYNGLAGIDIGEPVVRWQSAYCGCAFCQQQIRELGFGDASALGLSKTLLASIEAIHDFRKLACVTSVVSPKVDGRLFTPAEQRGYTGFDLEALLEAPQKPDWVSLELMWQQWADLHRNPARFNPAWVEGAAAALREQVAERSRLLVHLELTPFGQQRVDSGMLQESMRAAKRAELPDIDLYDTHQIERDEAWPDVAAGFAWQPARRILVVSDPIGENDARQVASLLSHFKVETEILLLDADKPYTPGRLAGKDLLFYIGVDPKFILPKAFLQEAAGFKGSLAWIHLGLGQYLEQPGLPDHGIRYLSSAADSAWNRVRYKQALLPREDPDFDRIALTDSARVQILAWMEKGAERLPYALHSRNLWYFADLTTAFVREGGSYIVFADLLHDILRQPHQTRRLAMVRIEDLSPLSDAASLRRIADYLHGEEVPFAISLVPFYLDPASNTAASLSDQPELVAAIRYMVRKGGVIVMHGNTHQYRGETTADYEFWDMMHNEPLFSDSREYVRERIETGLKEMARNELWPVTWETPHYGASQLAYSVINTYFSSAYERRQTIDLHGSDQLLPWLIYEHTAGGKIIPENLGYIPLSDQRSGPLLEAARNNLALRDGVASFFFHPFCDITVLKEIIPGLKKMGYRFTDPRHTCQQVRGPGFRVVTGSGRVELPLTSAYLREFYIDEHGSIRDEHYSEALHSDTVRKEVVVPEGWIYVAAAAPTRPKGALAILAADIAGRVPRLKGYIGAVKPLVVPDEPPARMVMLYHSDAPARLLRDQDNWEQALGSVGIDGMRLDVGQFFTVPEGINLIVVPAAAASVLDQQQILLLVRSVQNGANLILECPSALSSALGIQRHEESRLVKAVTDEYYPTVRITWAAADTLAAFETEYDYITYATDPVSGWPAVIGSEYGEGRFLYWGTLFDPETRGGYGRYPFLPEMLRYQFGLKPLVRREAVEIFFDPGSREEISIEDLIKMWRKNGVRTIYAAGWHSYRDYTYDYGRLIALAHQNAIRVYLWLELPHVSDKFWLDHPEWREKNALGADADTSGAHWRRPMALNITACRDAVMAELRNMLLAHPWDGVNLAELYYESAAGPAEPRWFTPMNQDFREFFSQRHGYDPRLLFDPSSRRYWQRDSRALQAIYLLREEMVNDQIRRFVTLFRQVEAEKKTSWEIIVTTLDAAMAPSTAAAVGVNTAAIAALADEFPFTLQLEEPPQANPAGPEDYMAMIDHGAASSRGRIPLATLNLVDRPQRPGLVTPQITGLELYRTLQEGQARGARLPLNSEASLYEVDSGYLPLALAAATRESLSVAQWRIDAATTVSLLLDPKQHPDVLVDGSVWPAYHRGHLILPAGRHTIEPLDRTSSFFKDFWAEGRLIALSGELLELQRIVRGIRLRYRSETANWMVLSEKPHAIEVDGQEKRPAVMRGELGYAFALPAGEHRAEIYTTSRTTQLVKQISLALSGLIAGGGLLFGIVLGFLYLKNAGRHRKTAV; encoded by the coding sequence GTGAAAAAAAGCTTAATATTTATATTTGTTTTAATAGATGTTATCACACTATCCGCCTTAACAGAAGCGGCTGCACCCGATGCTCTTCGTCTCGACCCTGTTCCGGAGTCGGTCAATGCGGTGCGTTTTGATCCATCCTATTATTACAACGCTCCTGTGCGCGCCAATGTACTGGCCCAGCGGCTTGCGGAGCAGTGGCAGACCCATGGAGTCAATGTTGTCTTTTACAAAGCCTACGATCCAGTTCATGGCGCCAAGTACAAGACCAGTTATGAACTGAACGAAATGGCCGATTACGGCCGCCAAAATCTGCTAAACTATGTTCTGGAGGCCTGTGGCGAGAGAGAGATCCAGGTTATGGCCTGGCTCCCAGCCTTTCAGCACAAGCCCGCCTGGGAACAACACCCTGAATGGCGCGTCAAGAATCCGGACGGCAGCGATTATCGCCTGAACGAAGAGAGCTACCCCCTTTGCGCAGCCAACCCCGAAGTGCGCTCCTGGTGGGTGGGGCTGATCCGCGATCTGCTCGAACACTACAATGGACTGGCGGGCATCGACATCGGTGAGCCGGTGGTGCGCTGGCAGAGTGCCTACTGCGGTTGCGCCTTCTGTCAGCAACAGATCAGGGAGTTGGGTTTTGGCGATGCCTCCGCCCTTGGACTGTCCAAAACCTTGCTCGCCAGCATTGAAGCCATCCACGACTTTCGCAAACTCGCCTGCGTCACCTCGGTGGTCAGCCCCAAAGTTGACGGCAGACTTTTCACCCCGGCTGAACAGCGCGGCTATACCGGTTTCGATCTTGAGGCCCTCCTCGAAGCGCCTCAAAAACCCGACTGGGTCAGTCTGGAGTTGATGTGGCAGCAATGGGCCGATCTTCATCGAAATCCGGCCCGTTTCAATCCGGCCTGGGTGGAGGGCGCCGCCGCGGCCCTCCGGGAACAGGTCGCAGAGCGCAGTCGCTTGCTGGTTCACCTCGAACTTACTCCCTTCGGCCAGCAGAGGGTCGATAGCGGCATGCTGCAGGAAAGCATGCGAGCCGCCAAGCGGGCGGAGCTGCCCGATATCGACCTCTACGACACCCACCAGATCGAACGCGACGAGGCCTGGCCCGACGTAGCGGCGGGTTTCGCCTGGCAACCGGCTCGCCGCATTCTAGTGGTGAGCGATCCCATTGGTGAAAACGACGCCCGGCAGGTGGCCAGCCTGCTCAGCCATTTCAAGGTGGAGACCGAAATACTCCTCCTCGATGCAGACAAGCCCTACACGCCGGGCCGGCTGGCCGGCAAGGATTTGCTCTTTTATATTGGCGTCGATCCCAAATTCATCCTCCCCAAGGCTTTTCTCCAGGAGGCCGCCGGCTTCAAGGGCAGCCTGGCCTGGATCCATCTCGGCCTCGGCCAGTATCTCGAGCAGCCCGGCCTGCCGGATCACGGCATCCGCTACCTGAGCAGCGCGGCCGATTCGGCATGGAACCGTGTGCGCTACAAGCAGGCGCTGCTACCCCGAGAGGATCCCGATTTCGACCGGATCGCCCTGACCGACAGCGCTCGCGTCCAGATTCTGGCCTGGATGGAAAAAGGCGCGGAGCGTCTGCCCTATGCCCTCCACAGCCGCAACCTCTGGTACTTCGCTGACCTCACCACCGCCTTTGTGCGGGAGGGAGGCAGTTATATCGTCTTCGCCGACCTGCTGCATGATATCCTCCGGCAGCCGCACCAGACCCGCCGCCTGGCTATGGTGCGCATAGAGGACCTCTCCCCCCTTTCCGACGCCGCCTCTTTGCGCCGCATCGCTGATTATCTTCACGGCGAAGAGGTGCCCTTTGCCATCTCGCTGGTCCCCTTTTATCTCGACCCGGCCAGCAACACCGCCGCATCCCTCTCTGATCAGCCCGAACTGGTGGCGGCCATCCGCTATATGGTGCGTAAGGGCGGGGTTATCGTGATGCACGGCAATACCCACCAATACCGCGGCGAGACCACGGCCGATTACGAATTCTGGGACATGATGCACAATGAGCCGCTCTTTTCCGATTCCCGTGAGTATGTCCGCGAGCGGATCGAAACCGGTCTGAAAGAGATGGCCCGCAACGAACTTTGGCCGGTTACCTGGGAGACGCCCCACTATGGCGCCTCACAGCTTGCCTACTCGGTCATCAACACCTATTTCAGTTCCGCCTACGAGCGCCGCCAGACCATCGATCTGCACGGTTCTGATCAGCTACTCCCCTGGCTGATCTACGAGCACACTGCGGGTGGCAAAATCATCCCGGAAAACCTCGGCTATATCCCGCTCAGCGATCAGCGTTCCGGACCGCTGCTCGAAGCAGCGCGCAATAATCTCGCCCTGCGCGACGGTGTCGCGAGCTTCTTTTTCCATCCCTTCTGCGACATCACGGTGCTCAAGGAGATCATACCCGGCCTGAAAAAGATGGGCTATCGCTTCACAGATCCCCGCCATACCTGCCAGCAGGTCCGCGGACCCGGTTTCCGGGTCGTGACCGGCAGCGGCCGGGTCGAGCTGCCCCTCACCTCCGCTTATTTGCGCGAATTTTACATCGATGAGCACGGTTCCATCCGCGATGAGCACTATTCCGAGGCCCTTCACAGCGACACTGTGCGCAAGGAGGTGGTTGTGCCGGAGGGATGGATCTATGTGGCCGCGGCGGCGCCGACACGACCCAAAGGTGCTCTGGCCATTCTGGCCGCCGACATTGCTGGACGTGTGCCGAGGCTGAAGGGGTACATCGGCGCTGTCAAACCACTGGTCGTGCCCGATGAACCTCCCGCGCGCATGGTGATGCTGTACCATAGCGATGCCCCAGCGCGGCTGCTGCGCGACCAGGATAATTGGGAGCAGGCGCTGGGCAGTGTGGGCATCGACGGCATGAGGCTGGATGTGGGGCAGTTTTTCACCGTGCCTGAGGGAATCAACCTCATCGTCGTCCCGGCCGCAGCGGCATCCGTTCTCGATCAGCAGCAGATCCTCCTGCTGGTTCGCAGCGTCCAAAACGGCGCCAATCTGATTCTCGAGTGCCCTTCAGCCCTCAGCAGCGCTTTGGGCATCCAGCGGCATGAGGAGAGCCGGTTGGTAAAAGCCGTTACCGATGAATACTATCCGACTGTCCGGATCACCTGGGCGGCTGCGGACACGCTGGCTGCCTTTGAGACCGAGTATGACTACATCACCTATGCTACCGATCCCGTTTCAGGATGGCCGGCGGTGATCGGCAGCGAATACGGCGAAGGCCGCTTTCTCTACTGGGGGACCCTCTTCGACCCCGAGACCCGAGGCGGTTACGGTCGTTATCCCTTCCTGCCGGAGATGCTGCGCTACCAGTTCGGCCTCAAACCCCTGGTCCGCCGCGAGGCCGTCGAGATCTTTTTCGATCCCGGCTCACGCGAGGAGATCAGCATCGAGGATCTGATCAAGATGTGGCGCAAGAACGGGGTGCGCACCATCTATGCCGCCGGCTGGCACAGTTACCGTGACTATACCTACGATTATGGCCGCCTGATCGCGCTGGCGCACCAGAACGCCATACGCGTCTATCTCTGGCTCGAACTGCCTCACGTCTCGGACAAGTTTTGGCTCGATCATCCGGAGTGGCGGGAGAAGAACGCCCTCGGGGCGGATGCCGACACTTCGGGGGCGCATTGGCGGCGTCCGATGGCGCTCAATATAACCGCCTGCCGCGATGCGGTAATGGCGGAATTGCGGAATATGCTGTTGGCGCACCCATGGGATGGCGTCAACCTGGCCGAACTCTACTATGAATCGGCGGCCGGCCCGGCGGAACCACGCTGGTTTACGCCGATGAACCAGGACTTTCGCGAGTTTTTTTCGCAGCGCCACGGCTACGACCCCCGGCTCCTCTTCGATCCCTCCTCCAGACGCTACTGGCAGCGCGACTCCCGGGCTCTGCAGGCAATATATCTCCTGCGCGAGGAGATGGTGAATGATCAAATCCGCCGCTTTGTCACCCTGTTTCGGCAGGTAGAGGCGGAGAAAAAGACCTCCTGGGAGATCATCGTGACCACCCTGGACGCCGCCATGGCGCCGTCGACTGCGGCGGCTGTGGGCGTCAACACCGCTGCCATCGCCGCCCTCGCCGACGAGTTCCCCTTCACCCTGCAGCTCGAGGAGCCGCCCCAGGCCAATCCCGCCGGACCGGAAGATTACATGGCGATGATCGATCACGGGGCGGCCAGCAGCCGCGGCCGGATTCCGCTGGCCACCCTCAACCTTGTTGACCGGCCGCAGCGACCCGGCTTGGTGACCCCTCAGATCACCGGACTGGAACTCTATCGCACCTTGCAAGAGGGTCAAGCCCGGGGCGCCCGTCTCCCGCTCAACTCGGAGGCCAGCCTCTACGAAGTGGACAGCGGTTACCTACCGCTGGCTTTAGCCGCGGCGACGCGGGAATCCCTCTCCGTTGCGCAGTGGCGAATAGACGCTGCCACCACCGTAAGCCTGCTGCTCGATCCCAAACAGCACCCGGATGTGCTGGTGGATGGTTCGGTATGGCCGGCCTATCATCGCGGTCACCTGATTCTCCCCGCCGGCCGTCATACCATTGAGCCCCTTGACCGCACCAGTTCTTTCTTCAAGGACTTTTGGGCGGAAGGCCGCCTGATCGCCCTTTCTGGCGAACTGCTTGAACTGCAGCGGATCGTCCGCGGCATCCGCCTGCGTTACCGTTCGGAGACGGCCAACTGGATGGTTTTAAGTGAAAAACCGCATGCAATCGAGGTCGATGGCCAGGAAAAAAGACCGGCCGTGATGCGCGGAGAACTCGGCTACGCATTCGCCCTGCCCGCCGGGGAGCACCGGGCGGAAATCTATACCACCAGCCGGACCACACAGCTGGTAAAACAGATCTCGCTGGCCCTCTCCGGCCTCATCGCCGGCGGCGGTCTTCTCTTCGGGATCGTTCTCGGTTTTCTTTATCTAAAAAACGCCGGGCGCCACCGCAAGACAGCCGTTTGA
- a CDS encoding NifB/NifX family molybdenum-iron cluster-binding protein translates to MIAAFATWNSRIAPVFDVAHKLHLVHWDGVEISKESEALLHAESPAQIALTLAELHVDVLVCGAISQHLQAMVVAYGIEVIPFVAGELHQVIEAWLQGKLLCSSGFAMPGCIRSYGRHRLEMNSHREEATMFSRGSGNGGGGGQGGGNKGMGGRGRIGGQKAAGPAGDCLCPACGHREAHERGRPCAQKLCPKCGAAMTRA, encoded by the coding sequence ATGATCGCTGCTTTCGCCACATGGAACAGCCGCATTGCACCGGTCTTTGATGTGGCCCATAAACTGCATCTCGTCCATTGGGATGGCGTGGAGATCAGCAAAGAGAGTGAGGCTTTGCTGCATGCCGAATCTCCGGCGCAGATCGCACTCACCCTGGCAGAACTGCATGTGGATGTCTTGGTCTGTGGCGCCATTTCGCAACATCTGCAGGCGATGGTCGTGGCCTATGGCATCGAGGTGATCCCTTTTGTGGCCGGTGAACTGCACCAGGTAATTGAAGCCTGGCTGCAGGGCAAGCTGCTGTGCAGTAGCGGCTTTGCCATGCCGGGGTGCATACGAAGTTACGGACGCCACAGGTTAGAAATGAACAGCCATCGAGAGGAGGCCACTATGTTCAGCAGAGGAAGCGGAAACGGAGGAGGAGGAGGACAGGGCGGTGGCAACAAAGGGATGGGGGGACGCGGCCGCATTGGGGGCCAAAAGGCCGCCGGTCCGGCCGGTGATTGCCTGTGCCCGGCCTGCGGCCATCGTGAAGCCCATGAGCGCGGCAGGCCTTGCGCACAGAAATTGTGTCCCAAGTGCGGTGCAGCGATGACCCGCGCCTAA
- a CDS encoding FG-GAP-like repeat-containing protein has product MQNKMSIFFLLTLLVVGLATAQTIPAQLLWEYSTGGPVTVVAPFPDVNGDGRPDLLAGSTDNLVYCLSGGGPDYAREIWSCRALDAITDVETIGDVNGDGYPDAVAGSRDNLVYCISGRPSDGGLELWTRADSATIHSVAALGDVNGDQIGDVVVGTAMNNMLCISGAAAQQGKILWQYGSDADFWNVIAMPDLNGDGKKECAGSCDNYIYCFSGAGVTQGQQSGLAAKALWVAPYDAGARVWSIAPIADVNGDGKADLLLGSNMDRVECLSGATGKNIWSFSTGADALCVTAIGDLNGDGKMDVLAGSSDDYGYALSGATGQQIWRVKFGSTVLSTAAIGDINNDGYPEAVFGSDADEVFCISGGGATKGQKLWSYTATGGISSLAAIGDVNLNGIADVAAASTDSYLRLFEGNSRILDVELVSFTAAVQSDGVLLTWRTASESDNLGFEVQRSFDGHAFETAGFVPGSGTTAQQKEYSWFDALSAWDQLYYRLKQVDRDGQSRYFPAVQVVQNLPGRLTLHGNYPNPFNAGTFIRYDLPTAGEVVATIYNIRGEKVRELWRGVQQAGSHSLHWDGSMTSGEAAASGVYQCVITAGKEIARLRISHLK; this is encoded by the coding sequence ATGCAAAATAAAATGAGCATCTTCTTTTTGCTGACTTTACTGGTCGTCGGCCTTGCGACAGCCCAGACCATCCCGGCACAGCTGCTCTGGGAATATTCGACGGGTGGCCCGGTGACCGTGGTCGCCCCCTTTCCCGATGTCAACGGCGATGGTCGGCCCGATCTGCTGGCCGGTTCCACCGACAACCTGGTCTACTGCCTCTCCGGCGGCGGGCCGGACTATGCGCGGGAGATCTGGTCCTGCCGGGCCCTGGACGCCATCACCGATGTAGAAACCATTGGCGATGTCAATGGGGACGGCTACCCCGACGCTGTTGCGGGGTCGCGGGATAATCTGGTTTATTGCATTTCAGGAAGGCCTTCCGACGGCGGCCTGGAACTCTGGACGCGCGCCGATTCGGCGACCATCCATTCGGTCGCCGCACTGGGGGATGTCAACGGCGACCAGATCGGGGATGTAGTGGTGGGCACCGCCATGAACAACATGCTCTGCATCTCCGGAGCGGCCGCACAGCAGGGCAAGATCCTCTGGCAGTATGGCAGCGACGCCGATTTCTGGAACGTCATCGCCATGCCCGACCTCAATGGCGACGGCAAGAAGGAATGCGCCGGCTCGTGCGACAATTATATCTACTGCTTCTCGGGTGCGGGCGTCACCCAGGGTCAGCAGAGTGGTTTAGCGGCCAAAGCGCTCTGGGTCGCCCCCTACGATGCCGGTGCACGGGTCTGGTCGATTGCGCCCATTGCAGATGTGAATGGCGACGGGAAGGCCGACCTGCTGCTCGGCAGCAACATGGACCGGGTCGAATGCCTCTCCGGAGCGACAGGCAAAAATATCTGGAGCTTTTCCACCGGCGCGGATGCCCTCTGCGTCACAGCGATCGGAGATCTCAACGGCGACGGCAAGATGGATGTGCTGGCCGGATCGTCCGATGACTATGGCTACGCTCTCTCCGGCGCCACCGGCCAGCAGATCTGGCGGGTGAAATTCGGCTCGACGGTATTGTCGACAGCAGCGATTGGCGATATCAACAACGACGGCTATCCCGAAGCGGTCTTTGGTTCCGATGCCGATGAGGTGTTCTGCATCAGCGGCGGAGGCGCAACCAAGGGGCAGAAGCTCTGGAGCTATACAGCCACCGGCGGCATCTCCAGTCTCGCCGCTATCGGCGATGTCAATCTCAACGGCATCGCCGATGTGGCCGCAGCTTCCACCGACAGTTACCTCCGTCTCTTCGAGGGCAACAGCAGAATCCTGGACGTGGAACTGGTCTCCTTTACCGCTGCAGTACAGTCGGACGGTGTGCTACTCACCTGGCGCACTGCCAGCGAGAGCGATAATCTCGGTTTCGAAGTGCAGCGCTCCTTCGACGGGCACGCCTTTGAAACAGCGGGATTCGTCCCGGGAAGCGGCACAACCGCCCAGCAAAAGGAGTACAGCTGGTTCGACGCGCTTTCCGCCTGGGATCAGCTCTATTACCGGCTCAAGCAGGTCGACCGCGACGGGCAGTCCCGGTACTTCCCGGCCGTGCAAGTGGTACAAAATCTTCCGGGACGGTTAACCTTGCATGGCAACTATCCCAACCCTTTCAACGCCGGCACGTTCATCCGCTACGATTTACCGACGGCGGGTGAAGTGGTCGCGACGATATACAATATACGCGGAGAAAAAGTACGCGAGCTTTGGCGCGGGGTACAGCAGGCGGGGAGCCACAGCTTGCATTGGGACGGCAGCATGACGTCCGGGGAAGCGGCTGCCTCAGGGGTTTATCAATGCGTCATAACCGCCGGCAAGGAGATCGCCCGGCTGCGCATCAGCCATTTAAAATGA
- a CDS encoding glycosyltransferase codes for MLPLMHPALDLLFLGSVVIIWGMIVYQLVLTLAGYRYRHHIQQEHTELLAKGSDPAPVSIMIPARNEEVVIAKTMRTILALDYPADKLELVIIDDGSTDRTAEIILAHAQTDPRIKLVRLPAGETGHGKAYALNEGLKHCSHELIAIYDADNMPEPSALRHLALHLQADAKLAAVIGKFRCVNRRRTWLTRFVNIETIAFQWILQAGRFHLSRVTILPGTNYIIRKSVIAAVGGWDDRAITEDSELSMRIYQAGWQIKFMPLSVTWEQEPEILRVWSRQRTRWVRGNNYVIRKFTGPMLKTRSRFLVTEFIYLFALYYLFLAATVISLLLFFASSTGLIALNVPGPYFAVWVSAFALFTLEIFVVLSYEGEDSLVNILLTVAMYFTYCQLWLYIVFKALILDARRHRVGVWDKTERFKVEETAEEGAAAG; via the coding sequence GTGCTGCCCCTCATGCACCCTGCACTCGATCTGCTCTTCCTTGGCAGCGTCGTCATCATCTGGGGGATGATCGTCTACCAGCTGGTGCTCACCTTGGCGGGCTATCGCTATCGCCACCATATTCAGCAGGAACACACGGAGCTGCTGGCAAAAGGTAGTGACCCAGCGCCGGTCTCCATTATGATCCCGGCGCGCAACGAGGAGGTGGTCATCGCCAAGACCATGCGCACCATCCTCGCTCTCGACTATCCGGCGGATAAACTCGAGCTGGTGATCATCGACGACGGCTCCACAGACCGCACTGCGGAGATCATCCTGGCGCACGCGCAAACGGATCCCCGCATCAAGCTGGTCCGTCTGCCGGCTGGTGAAACCGGACACGGCAAGGCCTATGCCCTCAACGAAGGGCTCAAGCACTGCAGCCACGAGCTCATTGCCATCTATGATGCCGACAATATGCCCGAACCTTCCGCTCTGCGTCACCTCGCCCTCCATCTTCAGGCGGATGCCAAACTGGCGGCGGTGATCGGCAAATTCCGCTGCGTCAACCGCCGTCGCACCTGGCTGACCCGCTTCGTCAACATCGAAACCATCGCCTTCCAGTGGATCCTGCAGGCGGGCCGCTTCCATCTTTCGCGCGTGACCATCTTGCCCGGCACCAACTATATCATCAGAAAATCGGTGATTGCGGCGGTCGGCGGCTGGGACGATCGCGCCATCACCGAGGATTCTGAACTGAGTATGCGCATCTACCAAGCGGGCTGGCAGATCAAGTTCATGCCCCTCAGCGTCACCTGGGAGCAGGAGCCCGAAATCCTGCGGGTCTGGAGCCGCCAGCGCACCCGCTGGGTGCGCGGCAACAACTATGTCATTCGTAAATTCACCGGCCCGATGCTCAAAACCCGAAGTCGGTTCCTGGTCACCGAGTTCATCTACCTCTTCGCGCTCTACTATCTCTTTCTGGCGGCGACTGTTATCTCGCTGCTTCTCTTCTTCGCCAGCAGCACCGGACTGATCGCCCTCAATGTGCCGGGTCCCTACTTCGCGGTCTGGGTCTCAGCCTTTGCCCTCTTCACATTGGAGATCTTTGTGGTTCTCAGTTATGAGGGAGAGGATTCCCTCGTCAACATCCTGCTCACAGTCGCGATGTACTTCACTTACTGCCAGCTCTGGCTCTACATCGTCTTCAAAGCCCTCATCCTCGATGCCCGCCGTCACCGCGTCGGGGTGTGGGACAAAACCGAGCGCTTCAAGGTAGAGGAAACGGCGGAAGAGGGAGCAGCAGCCGGATGA
- a CDS encoding NifB/NifX family molybdenum-iron cluster-binding protein, translating to MKIAFTTSGTTLDAPLDPHFGRAPSFLLYNMESGCFEIIDNAQNLSAAQGAGIQAAETLLRAGADALVTGHCGPKAFRVLSAAGVAIYTTTATNVHEALAAYKAGKLQPADEANAEEHWI from the coding sequence TTGAAAATTGCCTTTACCACTTCCGGTACAACTCTGGACGCACCACTGGACCCTCATTTTGGTCGCGCACCCAGCTTTTTGCTCTACAATATGGAGAGTGGTTGTTTTGAAATCATCGACAACGCTCAGAACCTGAGTGCCGCGCAGGGTGCCGGCATTCAAGCCGCCGAGACCCTTCTACGCGCCGGGGCGGATGCCCTGGTGACCGGGCACTGTGGGCCCAAAGCCTTCCGGGTCCTCTCCGCAGCCGGGGTGGCGATCTATACTACTACCGCTACCAACGTACACGAAGCCCTAGCTGCCTACAAGGCCGGGAAGCTCCAGCCCGCCGATGAAGCCAATGCAGAGGAGCACTGGATTTAA